DNA sequence from the Nitrospinota bacterium genome:
GAGAAGCTCCTGGAGAAGTTGGTGGCCGAGGAGGTCCAGATCACCGACGCCACCCAGATGGTGGCCTACATTGCTATTGTCAACACCTTGGCGTGCTCTGGAAGGCGAACCGCTCGTTGTTGATAAGCCTCAAGTCCCGAGATTGGGAGGTGCAGGTCGAGGCCGGCGCGTACCGCTCTGAGGGGCGCTACGAGAGGGTGAGCGAAGACGAGCGGCGGGCCAAGCTGCTGGAGCTTGTGGACGATGCCCGCCGTCTGGTGGCCTTCGTGGAACCAAGAGGCAAGAAGATGGAGGTGCTAAGGCGCATCCTCCAGGAGCGGGTGGAGGAAGACGCTACCGGTGAGGTGACCGTGCGCAAGGCCATTGGGTGCACCACGGCCAATGTGGCTGCCCATTTTATGATATTGATGAGAAGCTCTGGTGGGGAACCTGAGCGGCCAGCTTACTTCTACTGGACCAAGTGTCCGGGAAGCTGGCAACCAGAACATATAAAGCCCAGGACCTTCCCGGTTCTTAATCAATGTGACTCCTGTGGCTGATCGGCTTGCTTCTTGCGCCTCTCAATGGCATAGCTTATTGAACGCTTCAGTTTCTTCTTGTGCCTCTCAATGGCATAGCGAATTGAACGCTCCAGTGAGGTGGAGTTCATGTTATTCTTATTCAAGTAGTCTTGCGCGCCTGCCTTCATCGCCTCCATGTCCACTTCCCGGTCTCCTTGTCCGGTCAACAAAATCATCGGTGCCTTGCATCCCAGCTCAAGGGACTCGCGCAAGAGGTCAAGCCCAGTTCGCGCACCAAGGCGGTAGTCGAGAAGATAGACGTCGTGCTCTTGCTGCCGAATCTTCTCCAGGGCGACATCATACGTGTCCACCCATTCCAGATCGAAGTGCCACCCCTCAATTTCTGAGAGCAAATTACGGGTTATCACATGGTCGTCATCGTCATCATCGACGAGCAATATTTTGATGCGGTCGTTGTCCATCTCAGCCTCCTTCCCGAGCAATAGGAAGCTCGACAATTTCGAACCAATAGTTTCTCAGGGACTTCAAAACCTCCGACAGGCCCTCCAACGAGACCGGCTTGGTAATGAATCCGCTGACACCCAAATTGTAGCTGTGAAAGATGTCTTCCTCCTCCTTCGATGTCGTAAACACGATGATAGGGATTTTCCGCAGATCAGGGTCGGCCTTGATCTCCTGCAGCGCCTCAAACCCATTTTTTTTCGGCATGTTCAGATCGAGCAGGATTAGACCGGGGCGAGGCGCGCTGCCTTCATTTGCATATTTGCCGCGACTGTAGAGATAGTCCATCAGTTCTATGCCATCCTCGACGAATCGTAGCCCGTTAGCTAACCGACTATCTTCCCACGCTTCCTTCACCAACAAGCGGTCATCGTCGTCGTCATCGGCAATCAGGATCGTGATTGGTTTTAGGCGTTTGCTCATTGTCCGTTTTCTCCTTGTTTTTGTTTGACGGGCAGCGTAACGATAAATGTCGCTCCCTCTCCGGGGGCGCTCTTTGCTGTAATACTTCCACCATGGCGCTCGGCAATCTTACGGCAAACCGACAGGCCGATTCCTGAACCCTCGTACTCTTTGCGACCGTGAAGGCGCTGAAAAACGCCGAAGATGCGGTCTGCATATCCCTCGTCGAACCCGATGCCGTTGTCTTCCACAATGATTTGACAACGCTCAACGGCTTGAGAACCCCCGCCCCCATGCCCGTCTTGATCGTTACAAAGTGTGCCATGGACCTTCACGACTGGAGCCTCATTCTCCCGATGGAACTTTAGCCCATTGCCGATAAGATTCAGAAATAGTTGGCGCATTTGTGTAGGGTCGGCGTCAATGGTCGGCAGATCGCCCACTTCCACATTTCCTCCTATCTGCCCAATGCGCACTTCCAAATCGGACACCACCTCTCGTGCCGCCTTGGCGAGGTCGACTGGAACGTAAGGCTCGGCCGTGGTCGTCACCCGCGAGAAGGCTAGCAGAGAGTTGATCAAGCCCTGCATTCGTTCCGTTGCATTCAGCATTCGCGCCAGGTAGTCTCTGCCCTCGTCGCTTAGGTCCTCGCCACATTTCGCCTCCAGCCTGCTGGAGAATGCCTGAACCTTACGTAGGGGCTCCTGAAGGTCGTGGGAGGCGACCCTAGAGAATTCTTCCAGCTCGGCATTGGAGCGCGCCAACTCGGCGCTGAGCTTTTCCAGGTGATCGCGCTGTTTACTCAATTTCTCCTCGGCCCCCTTGCGCTCGGCGATTTCGGTTCCAAGTGCTTTAACGGTCTTCCCCAACTCGGCGGTGCGCCCTGCCACGAGTTCTTCCAGATGGTCCCGGTGCTTTCTTAATTCCTCCTCCACCTGCTTGCGCTCGCGCAAGTCCTTGTTGAACCCCACGGTGCCGGCCTTTTGACCATCCTCGTCATAGAGCAAGGAGGCAGAGATCAAAACGGGGATGAGGCTGCCGTCCTTCGCCTGCAAGGTGGTCTCGAAGGCCGAGACCGTCCCGCCGCCTTCACGCATCCGGTGCATTACCTCTTTTGCCCGTTCCTCGCTCTCGTAGAGCTTTACGACGTATCGGCCTATGACCTCTTCGCGCCGGTAGCCCAATAGGGCCTCGGCGCCTGAGTTGAAGAAGACCACATTCCCATCCCTGTCAGTTGCGATGATTGCGTCCGTGGAACTCTCGATGAGGCTTTCAAGATGCTGCTTAGCCTGGTGAATCTCCTTTTTGGATTCACTAATGACCTCCTCGGTCTCGGCCATTTTAAATGCCATTAAAATAATGGTGCCCATAAGGCCAAACCCTACCACGAACAGGAAGGTAGAAAAGCGCGCCGCCAGCCTATTAACAATTCGCATTTTGTTTGTGATGTTGTAAGAAATCTCAAGTGCGCCAACAAGACTATTATCTCTCATTATTGGAACGATCGTTTCCACTATATAAACGGTCCTTGTCTGACCGTCAGAAAGTCTCACGTCTTTTCGCAATAAATTTGTTTGAGCAATCCCTTTGCCTATAATTTCGTCGAAGTATTTTTCTCGATCAGGTTCTCCTATTTCTATGGTCCTATAAGAATATATAGTCTCTCCTGACTTTGTGTAAATTTTCACATTCATCAGGGTAAGTCTTTGTTCTATAAGTTTTTTTTCTAAACGTTTAACTTGGCTTTGAAGATCACGTTGCATGTCGTCACTTTCCAATTCTCCCTTGCTTAAACCCAGTGTCAACGCCATGTCAAATGCTAACCGTTGCGCTTCATTTTTAATGCCATCAACTATAGACCTAGTCATTACAGGATAGATGACATTAATAGCGATTACTGGATATATTATTATTGCCAGTATAGATAAGATGAGAATGTTTCTTAAGAGTTTATTCTTAACAAAGATATCCAGGTTTGCTATTATTTTGCGTAATTTTTGCATCGCACACTTCTTCCTAAGACCTCAGCCAAATGATCCAGTGGTGTTGAGCGAAGGCTTGCCTGGACGGTAGGAGGTGAGGCTGACGGAGAAGGCGGTCCCTGCGAGGCAGACCACCGCCATGCCTACTTGTCGTGCTGTTTCAATCAGTTCGTGGTGGGTCGATACCAGCTCCGCCGTCCGTTCCTCAACCCGGCGCTCCAAGTCTCGATCTCGAAGGTAGCCCAAGACCACTCTGGCCGTCTCGCCCACGTTGATCTCCACCTTCAGGAGGGCCTCTTCAAGGGGCTCCTCAACGTTGGCCAACTGCAGCACATCTCGGTTGATGCGTTTGACCGCCCAGTAGGAGACAAAACCGGTAAGGACCAGAATAAAGATCAGGGCCCCAAAGATTAAGGCTAGCTTCCGTCCAATGGTTAATTTCATCAGCTCTCTCTGCCAACCAAGGGCTTCAAAACCGCCCCCCTGGCCCCTATTCGTACTTCTTGAGCAAACTGTTGGATATGGCCATCCAGTCCCAAGACCCTTAAACCCAATGAAAGCGGAGCAAGTCAAAGGGTTCCTTAATTACTTATCGTTCGGTTGAATTACAAATTAAGTTCCTTGGTAGCTTTTTCCCTGCCCTTTACACTGAGCAACGTGCAATAGCTCCCCCAGGGCCTCAGAGCAACCCTGGCCCGGCCCCGGCACGTCTAGCACCATCTCGAATGCCTTGTAGTCGGGGTTTGAAAAGTTGGCGATGTTGCTGACAATCTGGAGGTGCTTCTGGGCCCTCAGTTTGAGGTTCTGCTCCAATAAGTTCAGGCTCTTGAGGCCCTGCAAAATACTCTTCACCGCTTTTTTGTCCCTTTTCAAGAAACGCCATAGCCGTAAGGTGCATACCACCGGATATTCCCCGGGGGCTTAACGTAGAGATCGGCGATCTCTGGAGTAAAGGCAGTAACAACAAGCGCTTACAAAGATGAGAGGTTTTTGGTGTCAAGGCTGAAATTACTCTGAAGGGGTACGAGTGGGAAGATTTTACCTACCAGGGAGAATTTTCCAGCGTCCTTACCTACCCCTTGCTGGCTAGGTGGTCCTTGTCCGAGGCTTTGGTGATTGAAGGGGGGTCCACACGGTAGTCTTCGAACGTCCAAACCTCATAGGCTTCGGAGGAGGTAGCGTCAAACCGCTCAATCCGAGTCGGAAGCCACTGACGCCGGTCCACGACTATGATGACCCGCTGGCCTAAAGAGCGGTTGACCATTGTCAGGGCCCAAACGGGCCAATCAGCTGAATCAACCACTCTTAGACCAGTAGCCTCCCAGCCAGGACCATCAAGCTGACCAATTATGGCCTCTAAGTGGGTCTCGT
Encoded proteins:
- a CDS encoding response regulator, coding for MDNDRIKILLVDDDDDDHVITRNLLSEIEGWHFDLEWVDTYDVALEKIRQQEHDVYLLDYRLGARTGLDLLRESLELGCKAPMILLTGQGDREVDMEAMKAGAQDYLNKNNMNSTSLERSIRYAIERHKKKLKRSISYAIERRKKQADQPQESH
- a CDS encoding response regulator, translated to MSKRLKPITILIADDDDDDRLLVKEAWEDSRLANGLRFVEDGIELMDYLYSRGKYANEGSAPRPGLILLDLNMPKKNGFEALQEIKADPDLRKIPIIVFTTSKEEEDIFHSYNLGVSGFITKPVSLEGLSEVLKSLRNYWFEIVELPIAREGG
- a CDS encoding MCP four helix bundle domain-containing protein, producing MKLTIGRKLALIFGALIFILVLTGFVSYWAVKRINRDVLQLANVEEPLEEALLKVEINVGETARVVLGYLRDRDLERRVEERTAELVSTHHELIETARQVGMAVVCLAGTAFSVSLTSYRPGKPSLNTTGSFG